A single Macaca fascicularis isolate 582-1 chromosome 13, T2T-MFA8v1.1 DNA region contains:
- the PPM1B gene encoding protein phosphatase 1B isoform X3 — translation MGAFLDKPKTEKHNAHGAGNGLRYGLSSMQGWRVEMEDAHTAVVGIPHGLEDWSFFAVYDGHAGSRVANYCSTHLLEHITTNEDFRAAGKSGSALELSVENVKNGIRTGFLKIDEYMRNFSDLRNGMDRSGSTAVGVMISPKHIYFINCGDSRAVLYRNGQVCFSTQDHKPCNPREKERIQNAGGSVMIQRVNGSLAVSRALGDYDYKCVDGKGPTEQLVSPEPEVYEILRAEEDEFIILACDGIWDVMSNEELCEFVKSRLEVSDDLENVCNWVVDTCLHKGSRDNMSIVLVCFSNAPKVSDEAVKKDSELDKHLESRVEEIMEKSGEEGMPDLAHVMRILSAENIPNLPPGGGLAGKRNVIEAVYSRLNPHRESDGGAGDLEDPW, via the exons ATGGGTGCATTTTTGGATAAAcccaaaactgaaaaacataatGCTCATGGTGCTGGGAATGGTTTACGTTATGGCCTGAGCAGCATGCAAGGATGGAGAGTGGAAATGGAAGATGCACACACAGCTGTTGTAGGTATTCCTCACGGCTTGGAAGACTGGTCATTTTTTGCAGTTTATGATGGTCATGCTGGATCCCGAGTGGCAAATTACTGCTCAACACATTTATTAGAACACATCACTACTAACGAAGACTTTAGGGCAGCTGGAAAATCAGGATCTGCTCTTGAGCTTTCAGTGGAAAATGTTAAGAATGGTATCAGAACTGGATTTTTGAAAATTGATGAATACATGCGTAACTTTTCAGACCTCAGAAATGGGATGGACAGGAGTGGTTCAACTGCAGTGGGAGTTATGATTTCACCTAAGCATATCTACTTTATCAACTGTGGTGATTCACGTGCTGTTCTGTATAGGAATGGACAAGTCTGCTTTTCTACCCAGGATCACAAACCTTGCAATCCAAGGGAAAAGGAGCGAATCCAAAATGCAGGAGGCAGCGTGATGATACAGCGTGTTAATGGTTCATTAGCAGTGTCTCGTGCTCTGGGGGACTATGATTACAAGTGTGTTGATGGCAAGGGCCCGACAGAACAACTTGTTTCTCCAGAGCCTGAGGTTTATGAAATTTTAAGAGCAGAAGAGGATGAATTTATCATCTTGGCTTGTGATGGGATCTGGGATGTTATGAGTAATGAGGAACTCTGTGAATTTGTTAAATCTAGGCTTGAGGTATCTGATGACCTGGAAAATGTGTGCAATTGGGTAGTGGACACTTGTTTACATAAG GGAAGTCGAGATAACATGAGTATTGTACTAGTTTGCTTTTCAAATGCTCCCAAGGTCTCAGATGAAGCGGTGAAAAAAGATTCAGAGTTGGATAAGCACTTGGAATCACGGGTTGAAG aGATTATGGAGAAGTCTGGCGAGGAAGGAATGCCTGATCTTGCCCATGTCATGCGCATCTTGTCTGCAGAAAATATCCCAAATTTGCCTCCTGGGGGAGGTCTTGCTGGCAA gcGCAATGTAATTGAAGCTGTTTATAGTAGACTGAATCCACATAGAGAAAGTGATGgg
- the PPM1B gene encoding protein phosphatase 1B isoform X4, with the protein MGAFLDKPKTEKHNAHGAGNGLRYGLSSMQGWRVEMEDAHTAVVGIPHGLEDWSFFAVYDGHAGSRVANYCSTHLLEHITTNEDFRAAGKSGSALELSVENVKNGIRTGFLKIDEYMRNFSDLRNGMDRSGSTAVGVMISPKHIYFINCGDSRAVLYRNGQVCFSTQDHKPCNPREKERIQNAGGSVMIQRVNGSLAVSRALGDYDYKCVDGKGPTEQLVSPEPEVYEILRAEEDEFIILACDGIWDVMSNEELCEFVKSRLEVSDDLENVCNWVVDTCLHKRLWRSLARKECLILPMSCASCLQKISQICLLGEVLLASAM; encoded by the exons ATGGGTGCATTTTTGGATAAAcccaaaactgaaaaacataatGCTCATGGTGCTGGGAATGGTTTACGTTATGGCCTGAGCAGCATGCAAGGATGGAGAGTGGAAATGGAAGATGCACACACAGCTGTTGTAGGTATTCCTCACGGCTTGGAAGACTGGTCATTTTTTGCAGTTTATGATGGTCATGCTGGATCCCGAGTGGCAAATTACTGCTCAACACATTTATTAGAACACATCACTACTAACGAAGACTTTAGGGCAGCTGGAAAATCAGGATCTGCTCTTGAGCTTTCAGTGGAAAATGTTAAGAATGGTATCAGAACTGGATTTTTGAAAATTGATGAATACATGCGTAACTTTTCAGACCTCAGAAATGGGATGGACAGGAGTGGTTCAACTGCAGTGGGAGTTATGATTTCACCTAAGCATATCTACTTTATCAACTGTGGTGATTCACGTGCTGTTCTGTATAGGAATGGACAAGTCTGCTTTTCTACCCAGGATCACAAACCTTGCAATCCAAGGGAAAAGGAGCGAATCCAAAATGCAGGAGGCAGCGTGATGATACAGCGTGTTAATGGTTCATTAGCAGTGTCTCGTGCTCTGGGGGACTATGATTACAAGTGTGTTGATGGCAAGGGCCCGACAGAACAACTTGTTTCTCCAGAGCCTGAGGTTTATGAAATTTTAAGAGCAGAAGAGGATGAATTTATCATCTTGGCTTGTGATGGGATCTGGGATGTTATGAGTAATGAGGAACTCTGTGAATTTGTTAAATCTAGGCTTGAGGTATCTGATGACCTGGAAAATGTGTGCAATTGGGTAGTGGACACTTGTTTACATAAG aGATTATGGAGAAGTCTGGCGAGGAAGGAATGCCTGATCTTGCCCATGTCATGCGCATCTTGTCTGCAGAAAATATCCCAAATTTGCCTCCTGGGGGAGGTCTTGCTGGCAA gcGCAATGTAA